The following are encoded in a window of Candidatus Izemoplasmatales bacterium genomic DNA:
- a CDS encoding HAD family hydrolase, translating into MSTIQAVVFDLDGTLLDTIDDIADSMNRTLSLFGFRTFDVPTYKRFVGNGVDILVERVLAGTGAPAKTHEAVRRMYLKTYAEWSRRKTRPYRGIVETVAALKARGIRACVLSNKPDPDTRAVVAHYFEEGSFAFVVGQKPGIPVKPDPTSANAIVAALGVPKDAILYVGDTATDMETAQNAGLESIGALWGFRDEEELRRGGASRVIARPEELLDAIDRRASA; encoded by the coding sequence ATGTCCACCATCCAAGCCGTCGTCTTCGACCTCGACGGAACCCTGCTCGACACGATCGACGACATCGCCGACTCGATGAACCGGACGCTTTCGCTGTTCGGTTTCCGAACATTCGACGTCCCGACCTACAAGCGCTTCGTCGGAAACGGCGTCGACATCCTCGTCGAACGCGTCCTTGCCGGCACCGGCGCCCCCGCCAAGACCCACGAGGCCGTCCGGCGCATGTATCTGAAGACCTACGCCGAATGGTCCCGGCGGAAGACCCGTCCCTACCGCGGGATCGTCGAGACCGTCGCCGCGCTCAAGGCCCGGGGCATCCGCGCCTGCGTCCTCTCCAACAAGCCCGACCCCGACACCCGCGCCGTGGTCGCGCACTACTTCGAGGAAGGCTCCTTCGCCTTCGTCGTCGGCCAGAAGCCGGGGATTCCGGTCAAGCCGGACCCGACCTCGGCGAACGCGATCGTCGCCGCCCTCGGCGTCCCGAAGGACGCGATCCTCTACGTCGGCGACACCGCGACCGACATGGAGACGGCGCAGAACGCCGGGCTCGAGTCGATCGGCGCGCTCTGGGGCTTCCGCGACGAAGAAGAACTCCGCCGCGGCGGCGCAAGCCGCGTCATCGCCCGTCCCGAGGAACTCCTCGATGCGATCGACCGGAGGGCGTCCGCATGA
- the lepB gene encoding signal peptidase I, with the protein MIPVEKIEEPVLEPVVPAETPVRSAAEIALIRKSERKLVRFTVAAAIVIVIAILRQGQRLFLFNFAATNLNVTPTSLFFSYLTYAFLLFTAGYALYFLKAVRRRKTVDPAAASSSFESFRKQFDLFDLLAVIPSFLAVVVVANAFLISPAVVDGPSMEPTFYENDAVLVYHGPALVYEADDIVILAREDKLLIKRLIGLPGDHVTVSSDGVWLNGDLIEADVADFHIPLDQEIPEGFCFVLGDNRPHSNDSRYFGLVPTDDLLGKVVVKIDLF; encoded by the coding sequence ATGATCCCCGTCGAAAAGATCGAGGAACCGGTCCTCGAGCCTGTCGTCCCGGCGGAGACGCCGGTGCGTTCCGCCGCCGAGATCGCGCTGATCCGCAAGTCCGAGCGCAAGCTCGTCCGCTTCACCGTCGCCGCGGCGATCGTGATCGTGATCGCGATCCTGCGTCAGGGGCAGCGGCTCTTCCTCTTCAACTTCGCCGCGACGAACCTGAACGTGACCCCCACGAGCCTGTTCTTCAGCTATCTCACCTACGCCTTCCTCCTGTTCACCGCCGGATACGCGCTCTACTTCCTGAAGGCGGTGAGACGCCGCAAGACGGTCGATCCGGCCGCCGCGTCGTCGTCCTTCGAATCCTTCCGGAAGCAGTTCGACCTCTTCGACCTGCTCGCGGTGATCCCCTCGTTCCTCGCGGTGGTGGTCGTCGCGAACGCCTTCCTGATCTCGCCGGCGGTCGTCGACGGACCCTCGATGGAACCGACCTTCTACGAGAACGACGCCGTCCTCGTCTACCACGGTCCGGCGCTCGTCTACGAAGCCGACGACATCGTGATCCTCGCCCGCGAGGACAAGCTGCTCATCAAGCGCCTGATCGGCCTGCCGGGCGACCACGTCACGGTCTCCTCCGACGGCGTCTGGCTGAACGGCGATCTGATCGAGGCCGACGTCGCCGACTTCCACATCCCCCTCGACCAGGAGATCCCCGAAGGGTTCTGCTTCGTCCTCGGGGACAACCGTCCGCATTCCAACGACAGCCGCTACTTCGGGCTCGTCCCGACGGACGACCTGCTTGGCAAGGTCGTCGTCAAGATCGATTTGTTCTGA
- a CDS encoding ribonuclease HII encodes MTKYDHERALHARGIALVAGVDEAGRGPLAGPVAAGAVILDPDDPIDGIDDSKKLSAKRREELAVQIKQRSLAWAVAMVSETEIDSINIYEASRKAMTLALAKLSTHPGHVLSDAMPLPGIGIGFTAIIHGDALSDSIGAASILAKVARDEYMVRMDALHPGYGFARHKGYPTPEHLAALDRLGPCPIHRRTYEPVRAVLRRQTALDL; translated from the coding sequence ATGACCAAATACGACCATGAGCGTGCGCTCCATGCACGGGGCATCGCGCTGGTCGCCGGCGTCGACGAGGCCGGTCGCGGACCGCTCGCCGGTCCGGTCGCCGCGGGTGCGGTGATCCTCGATCCCGACGACCCGATCGACGGCATCGACGATTCCAAGAAGCTCTCGGCGAAGCGCCGCGAGGAACTCGCCGTCCAGATCAAACAGCGATCGCTCGCGTGGGCCGTCGCGATGGTCTCGGAAACCGAGATCGATTCCATCAACATCTACGAAGCCTCGCGCAAGGCGATGACCCTTGCCCTGGCGAAACTGTCGACCCATCCCGGCCACGTCCTCTCCGACGCGATGCCGCTTCCAGGAATCGGGATCGGCTTTACCGCGATCATCCACGGCGACGCTCTCTCGGACTCGATCGGGGCCGCCTCGATCCTCGCCAAGGTCGCAAGGGACGAATACATGGTCCGGATGGACGCGCTCCATCCGGGCTACGGCTTCGCCCGCCACAAGGGATACCCGACGCCCGAGCACCTCGCCGCGCTCGACCGCCTCGGGCCCTGCCCGATCCACCGCCGGACCTACGAACCGGTCCGCGCCGTCCTGCGCCGCCAGACGGCGCTCGACCTCTGA
- a CDS encoding L-threonylcarbamoyladenylate synthase: protein MILTLEELLKTDLRGKTVVFETDTVYGLGCLLSDREAVERIYRIKHREPNKPMAILAANAAQVAPLVLDFSPAADVAAKYWPGALTIVLAKSPLVPDYVTSGLSTVGIRIPDSPVARAVLERFGPMAVTSLNLSSEPSILSWADAARYDGVADYLVQGPDLTGVASTVYDPVLRKTLRQGAVVIG from the coding sequence ATGATCCTCACCCTCGAAGAACTCCTGAAGACCGACCTCCGCGGGAAGACCGTGGTGTTCGAGACCGACACCGTGTACGGGCTCGGCTGCCTGCTTTCCGACCGCGAGGCGGTCGAACGCATCTACCGGATCAAGCACCGCGAACCGAACAAGCCGATGGCGATCCTGGCGGCGAACGCCGCCCAGGTCGCGCCGCTCGTGCTCGACTTTTCCCCCGCGGCGGACGTCGCCGCGAAATACTGGCCGGGGGCGCTCACGATCGTGCTCGCGAAGTCGCCCCTGGTCCCCGACTACGTCACGAGCGGCCTGTCGACCGTCGGGATCCGGATCCCGGATTCCCCCGTCGCCCGCGCCGTCCTCGAGCGCTTCGGCCCGATGGCGGTGACCTCGCTCAACCTCTCGAGCGAACCGTCGATCCTTTCCTGGGCCGACGCCGCGCGCTACGACGGCGTCGCCGACTACCTCGTGCAGGGGCCCGACCTGACGGGCGTCGCCTCGACGGTGTACGATCCCGTCCTCCGGAAGACCCTCCGCCAGGGCGCCGTCGTGATCGGCTGA
- the upp gene encoding uracil phosphoribosyltransferase, protein MGRLTIINHPLIEHKLAIIRNKATDTKTFRENVNEIGSLVTYEITRDLTTRPVEVETPITKTICQVLAKEVVIVPILRAGLGMVDGIQLVIPTAKIGHIGLYRDEKTLLPHEYYVKLPDIIATATVLVVDPMLATGGSAIVAINHIKARGAKDIRFVGLVGCPEGIAALQKAHPDVDIYLVKQDLRLNEVGYIVPGLGDCGDRLFGTR, encoded by the coding sequence ATGGGAAGACTGACGATCATCAACCATCCGCTGATCGAGCACAAGCTGGCGATCATCCGCAACAAGGCGACCGACACGAAGACGTTCCGCGAGAACGTGAACGAGATCGGCAGCCTCGTCACCTACGAGATCACCCGCGACCTCACGACCCGTCCGGTCGAGGTCGAGACGCCGATCACGAAGACGATCTGCCAGGTCCTGGCGAAGGAAGTCGTGATCGTGCCGATCCTGCGCGCCGGCCTCGGCATGGTCGACGGCATCCAGCTCGTGATCCCGACCGCGAAGATCGGCCACATCGGCCTCTACCGCGACGAGAAGACCCTGCTTCCGCACGAATACTACGTGAAGCTTCCGGACATCATCGCGACCGCGACGGTGCTCGTCGTCGATCCGATGCTCGCGACCGGCGGGTCCGCGATCGTGGCGATCAACCACATCAAGGCGCGCGGCGCGAAGGACATCCGCTTCGTCGGCCTCGTCGGCTGTCCCGAAGGGATCGCCGCGCTCCAGAAGGCGCACCCGGACGTGGACATCTACCTCGTCAAGCAGGACCTGCGGCTGAACGAGGTGGGCTACATCGTCCCCGGCCTCGGCGACTGCGGCGACCGCCTCTTCGGAACCCGCTGA
- a CDS encoding type II toxin-antitoxin system HipA family toxin: MNLADITKLFVRYNGRNVGILAELADRRIAFQYDERWVAEGFSISPFSLPLGDRVFISGSRHFDGLYGVFHDALPDGWGELLVRRYLRSKAIEFDRLSPLVRLSLVGQNGLGGLSFEPSRAVRGESEWSDLDRLASDIRALLAEKDGAVDLDRLVRMGGSSGGARPKAHLRIDGEDWIVKFPSSIDSADIGLAEFETNELAERAGIHVNEHALFPSATCPGYFGAKRFDRRRESRIHMVSLSSLLETSHRIPNLDYVHLFQVAQQICVDRTDVEEAYRRMCFNVLIGNKDDHGKNHSFLYDEERGGYRLSPAYDLTRTPDKVEHEMTVNGKGNPTDVDLTAIAETMKFSVKRCADILNQTKDAVMSGIGRRRE; this comes from the coding sequence ATGAACCTCGCCGACATCACGAAGCTGTTCGTCAGGTACAACGGCAGAAACGTCGGAATTCTGGCGGAACTCGCCGACCGTCGGATCGCGTTCCAGTACGACGAACGATGGGTCGCGGAAGGGTTCAGCATCTCGCCGTTCTCGCTCCCGCTCGGCGACCGCGTCTTCATCTCCGGATCGCGCCATTTCGACGGTTTGTACGGCGTCTTCCACGATGCGCTGCCCGACGGATGGGGGGAACTGCTCGTCCGACGGTACCTGCGATCGAAGGCGATCGAGTTCGACCGCCTGTCGCCGCTCGTCCGTCTGTCGCTCGTCGGTCAAAACGGACTCGGCGGCTTGTCCTTCGAGCCGAGTCGGGCTGTCCGCGGTGAATCGGAATGGAGCGATCTCGATCGTCTGGCCTCGGACATTCGCGCGCTCCTCGCGGAAAAGGACGGCGCCGTCGACCTCGATCGGCTCGTCCGCATGGGTGGATCGAGCGGCGGCGCGCGTCCGAAGGCGCATCTGCGCATCGATGGCGAAGACTGGATCGTCAAGTTTCCGTCGTCCATCGATTCCGCCGACATCGGTCTCGCGGAATTCGAGACGAACGAACTGGCGGAACGTGCCGGAATCCACGTGAACGAACACGCGCTGTTTCCGTCCGCGACCTGTCCGGGCTATTTCGGAGCGAAGCGTTTCGACCGGAGGAGAGAATCACGCATCCACATGGTTTCGCTCTCCTCGCTTCTGGAAACGTCGCACCGCATCCCGAACCTCGACTACGTCCACCTGTTTCAGGTCGCGCAGCAGATCTGCGTCGATCGGACAGACGTCGAGGAGGCCTACCGCAGGATGTGTTTCAACGTCCTGATCGGAAACAAGGACGATCACGGCAAGAACCACTCTTTCCTCTATGACGAGGAACGTGGAGGCTACCGCCTGTCGCCGGCATACGACCTGACCAGGACTCCCGACAAGGTCGAGCACGAGATGACCGTGAACGGAAAGGGGAACCCGACGGATGTCGATCTGA
- the rpiB gene encoding ribose 5-phosphate isomerase B has translation MKIAIGSDHAGFPYKEPVAKRLRERGIDVVDVGTDSTASTDYPLYAFRVAKTVAAKEADLGVLICGTGVGMSIAANKVKGIRAAAVQSAFAASAVREHNDANVLCVGSRTNTLPEVLSFLDAWLDAVPASGERHRKRIQMISDFEGGK, from the coding sequence ATGAAGATCGCCATCGGTTCCGATCACGCCGGCTTCCCCTACAAGGAACCCGTCGCAAAACGGCTGAGGGAACGCGGGATCGACGTCGTCGACGTCGGCACCGACTCGACCGCATCCACCGACTATCCGCTCTACGCCTTCCGGGTCGCAAAGACGGTCGCGGCGAAGGAAGCCGACCTCGGCGTCCTGATCTGCGGCACCGGCGTGGGCATGTCGATCGCCGCCAACAAGGTGAAGGGGATCCGCGCCGCCGCGGTCCAGTCCGCCTTCGCGGCATCCGCCGTGCGCGAGCACAACGACGCCAACGTCCTCTGCGTCGGCTCCCGCACGAACACCCTCCCCGAGGTCCTTTCGTTTCTCGACGCCTGGCTCGACGCCGTACCGGCTTCGGGCGAACGGCACCGGAAACGCATCCAGATGATATCCGACTTCGAAGGGGGCAAATGA
- the ylqF gene encoding ribosome biogenesis GTPase YlqF, which yields MKQIQWFPGHMAKARRQVEEKLGLVDIVFELLDARIPFSSANPMLSDILKNKPRLVILNKADLADPAAVAAWIALFRAQGKAAIATNSLEGDPKPEVIRASRIVLKDALEREAERGMKTRPIRALVVGIPNVGKSQFINRLAGRAATQTGDKPGVTKAQQYVRVADELELLDNPGILWPKFEDPSVGLHLALVGSIKDDILPLEEVVQGGIRFLSATYPGVLEKRYGIDRVDPEDFVGTLEAIGRRRGALIAGHGVDYERVIRLFLHDLRNQKFGRLTLEQAPVDDQIRP from the coding sequence ATGAAACAGATCCAATGGTTCCCCGGGCACATGGCCAAGGCCAGGCGTCAGGTGGAGGAGAAACTCGGGCTCGTCGACATCGTCTTCGAGCTCCTCGACGCCCGCATCCCCTTCTCCTCCGCCAACCCGATGCTGTCCGACATCCTCAAGAACAAGCCCCGGCTCGTGATCCTGAACAAGGCCGACCTCGCCGATCCCGCCGCGGTCGCGGCCTGGATCGCGCTTTTTCGCGCGCAGGGAAAGGCCGCGATCGCGACCAACTCGCTCGAAGGCGATCCGAAGCCCGAGGTCATCCGCGCATCGCGGATCGTCCTGAAGGACGCCCTCGAACGCGAAGCCGAGCGCGGGATGAAGACCCGGCCGATCCGCGCCCTCGTCGTCGGGATCCCCAACGTCGGGAAGTCGCAGTTCATCAACCGCCTCGCCGGCCGCGCCGCCACCCAGACGGGCGACAAGCCCGGCGTCACGAAGGCCCAGCAGTACGTGCGCGTCGCCGACGAGCTCGAACTGCTCGACAATCCCGGGATTCTCTGGCCGAAGTTCGAGGATCCGTCCGTCGGCCTCCACCTCGCCCTCGTCGGTTCGATCAAGGACGACATCCTGCCGCTCGAAGAGGTCGTCCAGGGAGGCATCCGCTTCCTCTCCGCGACCTATCCCGGCGTCCTCGAGAAGCGCTACGGCATCGACAGGGTCGATCCCGAAGACTTCGTCGGCACGCTCGAAGCGATCGGCCGCCGCCGCGGCGCCCTCATCGCCGGCCACGGCGTCGACTACGAGCGCGTCATCCGTCTCTTCCTCCACGACCTCCGCAACCAGAAGTTCGGGCGCCTGACGCTCGAGCAGGCCCCCGTCGATGACCAAATACGACCATGA
- a CDS encoding DNA translocase FtsK encodes MLFRKKRVLERIVPGVERTPDTRTFFIPKIADLEDKETMKRRFVSPIFGKQVKDDVVVPHDRSQSGDIDKKYDAFRTKKVLTKEEAKKRYGDSYYEFQTINNADKHRLLKGEITPEYLAARKKEAIAEEAAPTPAPAPEEHVSIDAFFSAVNKPRTDDPYAGPDAPEDFTMEHPEGDLGADRFGPIDEEEQDHVLFPEPGRAEPESAPAAPDSREPIVPIFADERPATADDARAEKARASVVTDFDDFRLPPLAILRKAPPKKEGTDAWIARNIDTINQTLIAFGIAGSVVAHTKGPSVTRYEIALDAGVQTKRITAIADNFQMSLRALSIRIEAPIPGKNTVGIEVPNEIREPVYFGDVVDNPKFIHSTDPLLLAIGLDIDANPVYTSIEGMPHGLVAGSTQSGKSVCIAAIIASLIFRNKPDQVKLLLIDPKKVDLQQFADLPHLVTPIIDDPKLAVEALKWAVGEMERRYDVLKHFRTVNVKDYYERRSNDPEFEKMPRLVVIVEEASDLLISGGPEVEENVLKLTQKSRAVGIHLILATQRPSADILKGSIKANIPTRFAFKVPSSTDSMVVLDTTGAEKLLGKGDMLLSENGLIRRLQGAFLSTEEIESITSFIKDQAYPAYLFTHESLVKNGKDAESAAELDDLFAPVARFVVTEEKCSLNKITQEFAVGFNRATQIVASLELYGIVSANVGTKPREVIVTPQKLEEILEKLGRR; translated from the coding sequence ATGCTGTTTCGGAAAAAACGCGTCCTGGAACGGATCGTCCCCGGCGTCGAACGGACGCCGGACACCCGCACCTTCTTCATCCCCAAGATCGCCGACCTCGAGGACAAGGAGACGATGAAGCGCCGCTTCGTCTCGCCGATCTTCGGCAAGCAGGTGAAGGACGACGTCGTCGTCCCGCACGACCGCTCCCAGTCCGGCGACATCGACAAGAAGTACGACGCCTTCCGCACCAAGAAGGTGCTCACCAAGGAAGAGGCCAAGAAGCGCTACGGCGATTCCTACTACGAGTTTCAGACCATCAACAACGCCGACAAGCATCGCCTCCTGAAGGGCGAGATCACCCCCGAATACCTCGCCGCCCGCAAGAAGGAGGCCATCGCCGAGGAAGCGGCGCCGACGCCGGCGCCCGCCCCCGAGGAACACGTCTCGATCGACGCCTTCTTCAGCGCCGTGAACAAGCCCAGGACGGACGATCCGTACGCCGGACCGGACGCTCCCGAGGACTTCACGATGGAACATCCCGAAGGCGACCTCGGCGCCGACCGCTTCGGTCCGATCGACGAGGAGGAGCAGGACCACGTCCTCTTCCCCGAACCCGGCAGAGCCGAACCGGAATCCGCACCCGCGGCTCCGGATTCACGGGAACCGATCGTCCCGATCTTTGCGGACGAACGTCCCGCAACCGCCGATGACGCGCGCGCCGAGAAGGCGCGGGCGAGCGTCGTCACCGACTTCGACGACTTCCGCCTGCCGCCGCTCGCGATTTTGCGCAAGGCGCCGCCGAAGAAGGAGGGCACCGACGCCTGGATCGCGAGGAACATCGATACGATCAACCAGACCCTGATCGCCTTCGGCATCGCCGGATCGGTCGTCGCCCATACCAAGGGACCGTCGGTCACGCGCTACGAGATCGCCCTCGACGCCGGCGTCCAGACGAAGCGCATCACCGCCATCGCCGACAACTTCCAGATGAGCCTGCGCGCACTCTCGATCCGCATCGAGGCGCCGATTCCGGGCAAGAACACGGTCGGCATCGAAGTCCCGAACGAGATCCGCGAACCGGTCTATTTCGGCGACGTCGTCGACAACCCGAAGTTCATCCATTCGACCGACCCGCTCTTGCTCGCGATCGGTCTCGACATCGACGCCAATCCCGTCTACACCTCGATCGAGGGCATGCCCCACGGGCTCGTCGCCGGCAGCACCCAGTCGGGCAAGTCCGTCTGCATCGCCGCGATCATCGCAAGCCTCATCTTCCGGAACAAGCCCGACCAGGTGAAACTGCTCCTGATCGACCCGAAGAAGGTCGACCTCCAGCAGTTCGCCGACCTGCCGCACCTCGTCACGCCGATCATCGACGATCCCAAGCTCGCCGTCGAGGCCCTCAAGTGGGCCGTCGGCGAGATGGAACGCCGCTACGACGTCCTCAAGCATTTCCGCACCGTGAACGTGAAGGACTACTACGAGCGCCGTTCGAACGATCCAGAGTTCGAGAAGATGCCGCGACTCGTGGTCATCGTCGAGGAAGCCTCCGACCTGCTCATCAGCGGCGGTCCGGAGGTCGAGGAGAACGTCCTCAAGCTCACGCAGAAGTCACGCGCCGTCGGGATCCACCTGATCCTCGCCACCCAGCGCCCCTCCGCCGACATCCTCAAGGGTTCGATCAAGGCCAACATCCCCACCCGCTTCGCCTTCAAGGTCCCGTCCTCGACGGACTCGATGGTCGTGCTCGACACCACCGGCGCCGAGAAGCTCCTCGGCAAGGGCGACATGCTTCTGTCGGAGAACGGCCTGATCCGCCGCCTCCAGGGCGCGTTCCTCTCGACCGAGGAGATCGAATCGATCACCTCCTTCATCAAGGACCAGGCGTACCCGGCGTACCTCTTCACCCACGAATCGCTCGTCAAGAACGGCAAGGACGCGGAGAGCGCCGCCGAACTCGACGACCTCTTCGCTCCCGTGGCGCGCTTCGTCGTCACCGAGGAGAAGTGCTCCCTGAACAAGATCACCCAGGAATTCGCCGTGGGCTTCAACCGCGCCACCCAGATCGTCGCCTCGCTCGAACTCTACGGCATCGTCTCCGCCAACGTCGGCACGAAGCCGCGCGAAGTCATCGTCACCCCCCAGAAGCTCGAAGAGATCCTGGAGAAGCTGGGCCGCCGATGA